The following are from one region of the Stanieria sp. NIES-3757 genome:
- a CDS encoding response regulator: MINILIVANQKSVGQAWQAYLNAESDLQVVGLAANGNTALDKIAQLQPDIVLIDLKIPQLDGLKTTQLIRDRFPQTKTIVFNDNSDHSELYQAIAAGAQGYLLKNTPSNEIVHTIRYVNKGYFELAPGLLEKLLSQLNNNSHNRDVVALEQQLKGYLYQLEDLIKTEPKQLINGTLNQLRDQLISTLDLKLYSVKNKQGEIIQVIKRFQHKLYIFLIAQNCLILFFIFYYLLFAK, from the coding sequence ATGATTAATATTTTAATAGTTGCTAATCAAAAATCAGTTGGTCAAGCTTGGCAAGCTTATTTAAATGCTGAATCCGATCTGCAAGTAGTTGGTTTAGCTGCTAATGGTAACACTGCTCTAGACAAAATTGCTCAGTTACAACCAGATATTGTACTCATTGATTTAAAAATACCTCAGCTCGATGGATTGAAAACAACTCAGCTCATTCGAGATCGCTTTCCACAAACAAAAACAATAGTTTTTAATGATAATAGCGATCACAGTGAACTTTATCAAGCGATCGCAGCAGGAGCTCAAGGTTATTTACTCAAAAATACGCCTTCAAATGAAATAGTTCATACTATTCGTTATGTTAACAAAGGTTATTTTGAGTTAGCACCTGGCTTGCTAGAAAAACTGCTTAGTCAATTAAATAATAATTCCCACAATCGAGATGTTGTAGCTCTAGAACAACAATTAAAAGGGTATCTTTATCAATTAGAAGATCTCATCAAAACAGAACCTAAACAATTAATTAATGGCACGCTCAATCAATTGCGCGATCAATTAATCTCTACCCTAGATTTAAAATTATATAGCGTAAAAAATAAGCAAGGAGAAATAATTCAAGTCATCAAAAGATTTCAACATAAATTATATATTTTTTTAATTGCACAAAATTGTCTAATTTTATTTTTTATTTTTTACTATTTATTATTTGCCAAATAA
- a CDS encoding two component LuxR family transcriptional regulator: protein MIRVLIVDDQNLIRQALQMYLEAESDIEVIGQANDGMEAIEKIQNLNPDITLLDIEMPGMDGITTLKVVTQRFPENKILVFSNHENEEDVEQAMQSGAKGYLLKNTPAQELIDAIRYVYKGYCQLSPGLLEKLVERTSQIIPEHIAQLEEKFNQRIDILEKSGSPFGEEVQESIITELQITKSQLIKIRGAYKRLEQQFSWLVIYLISLTIIFFSGAAVFIFVKL, encoded by the coding sequence ATGATTCGTGTTCTGATAGTTGACGATCAGAACCTAATTAGACAAGCTTTACAGATGTATCTAGAAGCTGAGTCTGATATTGAGGTTATCGGTCAGGCTAATGATGGGATGGAAGCAATAGAAAAAATTCAAAATCTCAATCCTGACATTACTTTATTAGATATAGAAATGCCTGGCATGGATGGTATTACAACCCTTAAAGTTGTCACACAACGTTTTCCTGAAAATAAAATTTTGGTTTTCAGTAATCATGAAAATGAGGAAGATGTTGAGCAAGCAATGCAGTCTGGAGCTAAGGGTTATCTATTAAAAAATACTCCCGCTCAAGAATTAATCGATGCTATACGCTATGTTTACAAAGGTTATTGTCAATTAAGTCCTGGATTATTAGAAAAACTGGTCGAACGGACTTCTCAAATTATTCCAGAGCATATCGCTCAATTAGAAGAAAAATTTAATCAGCGTATAGATATTTTAGAAAAATCTGGCAGTCCTTTCGGTGAGGAAGTGCAAGAAAGCATTATAACTGAATTGCAGATAACTAAAAGTCAGTTAATTAAGATTAGAGGAGCTTATAAAAGATTAGAGCAACAATTTTCTTGGCTCGTAATTTATTTAATATCTTTGACAATTATATTTTTTTCGGGAGCAGCAGTTTTTATTTTTGTCAAACTTTAA